From Bacteroidales bacterium, one genomic window encodes:
- a CDS encoding HAMP domain-containing histidine kinase: MKGYFKITFILAALLIIFLQVILLLNICRSIESQLYTSVDESFSAAVKDELVHRVETIHIPSGTILAVSPENTMMQDEVYLGYNDFADKNNSQINLDSLKYFFSTQLKNREIRNLSFKIIAVNTDTIYYKSVLAFKEDESFQKISYRELKTHIIPTKSNFTQGIQAIISNPYKAVLEKMWMLLIASFVIIVFVIYCLARLSYLLNRMKAISDMRQDYTHGMIHDMRNPLSSIGFAGEDLNNIQEIKNNPDAQDDVRIINKESSILSEMCKKILVISKLERRKLQFKMANIDLEKLFGAITDKYMAMSLKKVDFEIDAQCKSLLADESFVNEMLCNLVDNSIKYSGNTVNIKLSSVLKGDITEITVLDNGNGIDEKNKKGLFDKFERGKNASSADGYGIGLNYVYQLMKAMNGYTEIKSKPGDWTEVTLGFPNNR; encoded by the coding sequence ATGAAAGGTTACTTTAAAATAACGTTCATACTCGCTGCTCTCCTAATCATATTTCTTCAAGTGATTCTATTGCTGAATATTTGCAGGTCTATAGAAAGCCAACTATATACCAGCGTAGATGAGAGTTTTAGCGCGGCTGTAAAAGATGAGTTGGTTCACAGAGTGGAAACTATTCATATTCCATCCGGGACTATATTGGCTGTATCCCCGGAAAACACTATGATGCAGGATGAAGTCTACCTGGGATATAACGATTTTGCGGATAAAAACAACAGTCAAATTAATTTGGATTCATTAAAATATTTCTTTAGTACACAATTGAAAAACAGAGAGATTCGCAATTTGTCTTTTAAGATAATAGCTGTAAACACAGATACCATATACTATAAATCAGTACTTGCATTTAAAGAGGATGAAAGCTTCCAAAAGATTAGCTATCGTGAGCTAAAGACACATATTATTCCAACTAAATCAAATTTTACTCAAGGAATACAAGCCATTATATCAAACCCTTACAAAGCCGTACTTGAAAAAATGTGGATGCTGCTGATAGCATCATTTGTAATAATTGTTTTTGTAATTTATTGTCTTGCGAGGTTGTCATACCTGCTTAACAGAATGAAAGCGATATCTGATATGAGGCAGGACTACACACATGGGATGATTCATGATATGAGGAATCCACTCTCCTCTATTGGTTTTGCAGGAGAAGACCTTAATAACATTCAGGAAATCAAGAACAATCCGGATGCTCAAGATGATGTGCGGATTATAAATAAAGAGAGTTCCATTCTTTCCGAGATGTGCAAAAAGATTTTAGTAATTTCAAAATTGGAGAGAAGGAAATTGCAATTCAAAATGGCCAATATTGACTTGGAAAAATTGTTTGGGGCCATTACAGACAAATACATGGCCATGTCACTGAAAAAAGTTGATTTTGAGATAGATGCTCAATGCAAATCATTGCTTGCGGATGAATCTTTTGTGAATGAAATGCTATGCAATCTTGTAGATAATTCCATTAAATATTCCGGCAATACCGTTAACATAAAACTCTCATCTGTTTTAAAGGGGGATATTACAGAAATCACAGTATTAGACAATGGAAATGGAATTGACGAGAAAAACAAAAAGGGTTTGTTTGATAAGTTTGAGCGGGGCAAAAACGCAAGCAGTGCAGACGGTTACGGGATTGGGCTAAATTATGTATACCAGCTGATGAAGGCCATGAACGGTTATACAGAAATAAAAAGCAAACCGGGAGACTGGACTGAAGTTACACTAGGTTTTCCAAATAACAGATAA
- a CDS encoding response regulator transcription factor has protein sequence MIKLLFIDDDKDLCALIKRVMGKSGEYEIECAFNGAEGINALRNYRPDIVVTDVEMEKMDGISMVRKIRENGSTIPIIVLTGRMDETELCGADVYLEKPFTREKLDINIKNLLQSKGFGVAEHIYKLGKYTFNSGKYLISSTDGDIDLQQMESRLLEMLCKEAGNYVLKNEILGTLWPCCEKENAAHNLDVQMGKIKELFSKEDRIQFITKKGVGIMLKIK, from the coding sequence ATGATTAAACTATTATTTATTGATGATGACAAGGACCTTTGCGCACTTATTAAAAGAGTCATGGGGAAAAGCGGAGAGTACGAAATTGAGTGCGCTTTCAACGGAGCAGAGGGCATTAACGCATTACGCAATTATCGTCCAGACATAGTAGTTACAGATGTGGAGATGGAGAAGATGGATGGAATTTCTATGGTAAGAAAAATCAGGGAGAATGGCAGCACAATCCCTATTATTGTCCTGACAGGCAGGATGGATGAGACAGAACTTTGCGGCGCGGACGTTTATTTAGAGAAGCCTTTCACAAGGGAAAAACTTGATATCAATATTAAAAATCTTTTACAAAGCAAAGGATTCGGAGTAGCAGAACACATTTACAAACTGGGCAAATACACGTTCAACAGCGGCAAATATCTGATTAGCAGCACTGACGGAGATATTGATTTACAGCAAATGGAGAGCAGGCTTCTGGAAATGCTATGCAAAGAGGCAGGAAATTATGTTTTAAAAAATGAGATTCTGGGTACATTGTGGCCATGCTGTGAAAAAGAAAATGCAGCGCATAACCTTGATGTTCAGATGGGTAAAATAAAGGAACTGTTTTCCAAAGAGGATAGAATTCAATTCATCACAAAAAAGGGCGTTGGGATAATGCTTAAAATCAAATGA
- a CDS encoding RNA-binding transcriptional accessory protein, which yields MNKLYVESIAGKLAVKPWQIENCVELLEEGATVPFISRYRKEKTGSLDDVQVAEVKFDWEKFNDLDKRKEAVIKSITEQEKMTPELQKQIENCIDPQELEDIYLPFRPKRKTRASVAKENGLEPLAVKMMSFDLSEPQKFAEGFVNDKVPDAEAALQGARDIIAENISESKDIRQELRKYYCKSGIIKAKVVKGKEEEGANYENYFDFSGDIARMPSHRVLAILRAADEGVLSAKVLVDENLSKKIISHHLFNGKRCTSHQLYEQFEIAEDDAYKRLLHPSIENEALHIAKEKADLDSVKVFGENLRQLLLAPPVGQKATLALDPGFRTGCKVVCLDAQGRLLAHDVIFPHPPVNQKIDAMKKVTELVDKYKIEVIAIGNGTAARETEAFIKRLSFSHPVKVFSVSEDGASIYSASATAREEFPEYDVTVRGAVSIGRRLMDPLAELVKIDPKSLGIGQYQHDVDQTLLKEKLDDVVESCVNSVGVNLNTASKHLLSYVSGVGPAIAQNIVDYRNENGPFSSRRQLLKVKRLGAKVFEQAAGFLRIPGASNELDNTAVHPERYALVAQMAGDMNVPLQELISNPAKVNAIDINKYVSDAVGLPTLKDIIQELLKPGRDPRESAKEFEFSQEISTIEDVKEGMELPGIVTNITNFGAFVDIGIKQNGLIHISNMADHFIKSPTEVLKLHQNVKVRVIGVDLQRGRIQLKLLQ from the coding sequence ATGAATAAACTGTACGTAGAAAGTATCGCAGGCAAGCTTGCTGTAAAACCTTGGCAAATAGAGAATTGTGTAGAACTTTTGGAGGAGGGCGCAACGGTTCCTTTTATCAGCAGATATAGGAAAGAGAAGACAGGTTCTTTGGATGATGTGCAGGTTGCGGAGGTGAAGTTTGACTGGGAAAAATTTAATGATCTGGACAAGCGCAAAGAGGCGGTAATCAAGAGCATTACGGAGCAGGAGAAGATGACTCCGGAGCTGCAGAAGCAGATAGAAAATTGCATAGACCCTCAGGAATTGGAGGACATTTATTTGCCCTTCAGACCAAAGAGGAAGACCCGCGCTAGTGTTGCAAAAGAGAATGGGCTGGAGCCTCTTGCTGTAAAAATGATGTCTTTTGATTTGTCTGAACCTCAGAAATTTGCAGAAGGTTTTGTGAATGATAAGGTGCCTGATGCGGAGGCTGCTTTGCAGGGTGCAAGAGACATTATAGCTGAGAATATTTCAGAGTCAAAGGATATCCGTCAGGAGCTAAGAAAATATTATTGCAAGAGCGGAATTATAAAAGCTAAAGTTGTAAAGGGCAAAGAGGAAGAGGGGGCTAATTATGAGAATTATTTTGACTTTAGCGGGGATATTGCCCGCATGCCTTCTCACAGGGTGCTTGCAATTTTGCGTGCCGCAGATGAGGGCGTGCTCTCTGCAAAAGTGCTTGTGGATGAGAACCTTTCCAAGAAAATAATTTCACATCATTTGTTTAACGGAAAGCGTTGTACTTCCCATCAGCTGTATGAACAATTTGAGATTGCGGAGGATGACGCCTATAAAAGATTGCTCCATCCGTCAATTGAAAATGAGGCGCTGCATATTGCAAAAGAGAAGGCAGATTTGGATTCTGTAAAAGTTTTTGGGGAGAATTTGCGTCAGCTGCTGCTTGCTCCTCCTGTTGGCCAGAAGGCAACATTGGCTCTTGACCCGGGTTTTAGAACCGGTTGCAAAGTTGTATGTCTGGATGCTCAGGGCAGGTTGCTTGCCCATGATGTAATTTTCCCGCATCCTCCTGTGAATCAGAAGATAGATGCAATGAAGAAAGTGACGGAACTTGTAGATAAATATAAAATTGAAGTTATTGCAATTGGCAATGGAACTGCGGCGCGTGAGACGGAAGCTTTCATTAAGCGGCTGAGTTTTTCTCATCCCGTTAAAGTCTTCTCTGTCAGCGAAGACGGCGCTTCAATTTATTCAGCATCAGCTACCGCCCGTGAGGAATTTCCTGAGTATGATGTTACGGTACGTGGTGCAGTATCTATCGGGAGGCGGCTTATGGACCCTCTTGCGGAACTTGTAAAGATAGATCCAAAATCTTTGGGAATAGGTCAGTATCAGCATGATGTGGACCAGACTCTTTTGAAGGAAAAGCTGGATGATGTAGTAGAGAGCTGCGTGAACAGCGTCGGGGTAAATCTTAATACCGCCAGCAAACATCTGCTCTCTTATGTTTCCGGCGTAGGCCCTGCAATTGCCCAGAATATAGTGGATTACAGAAATGAGAATGGTCCTTTTAGCTCCCGACGGCAGCTTCTTAAAGTTAAGCGTCTTGGCGCTAAAGTGTTTGAGCAGGCGGCCGGATTCCTGCGTATTCCGGGAGCTTCTAATGAGCTGGATAATACGGCGGTACACCCGGAGAGATATGCTCTTGTTGCGCAGATGGCCGGCGATATGAACGTTCCTTTGCAAGAACTGATTTCTAATCCTGCAAAGGTAAATGCCATTGACATAAATAAATACGTTAGCGATGCGGTTGGTCTTCCAACTCTTAAGGATATTATTCAGGAACTTTTGAAGCCGGGACGTGACCCGCGCGAGAGTGCAAAAGAATTTGAGTTCTCTCAGGAAATATCTACAATTGAGGATGTTAAAGAGGGAATGGAGCTGCCGGGAATTGTTACCAATATCACAAACTTTGGAGCATTTGTGGACATAGGCATCAAACAAAACGGTCTTATCCATATCTCCAATATGGCGGATCATTTTATCAAATCTCCAACGGAAGTCCTTAAGCTACACCAGAATGTAAAAGTCCGCGTCATTGGCGTAGATTTGCAGCGCGGCCGCATCCAGCTGAAACTGCTGCAGTAA
- a CDS encoding chloride channel protein, whose translation MPEQREILLLAFVVGLGSGLAAVILKELIKLVQHLLVGWFKNPSSGILFFLYPGIGMLLAYLIVHYVIKDNISHGVTKVLLAISRNESKIKPHNTWSSIVTSALTIGFGGSVGAEAPIVYTGAAIGSNVGRKIGLSYKNITLLLGCGAAGAIAGIFKAPMAGVLFTLEILLFNMSMTSILPLVMSSITATTVAYVLNGSDVTFATTLSAFRMANIPFYVLFGILCGFASLYFTRITLFMEDKIHKIVHPFGRWFVCSLGLGVLIFFLPPLYGEGYGCLSALLNDKDLAAIGTTYFSGFFVKPWIVPAFFMAVFFLKVFSMTFTNAGGGVGGTFGPTLFMGGILGFAVARFCNLSGLSIPETNFVLVGMAGLMAGVMQAPMTAIVLIAEITGGYTLLMPLIITAAMSYATIRLFEPYSIYTKRIAKQGYLLTHDSDQAVLTLLKTSELIEKDFSVVNMNESLGEFVEVIADSKRNLFPVVDRLGVLQGIVSLDDVKADMFDKNKYPTEHVYTYMKPAQDYVYEDDRMDSVMKKFEITGAWNLPVLDKEDRYLGFVSKSNIFSAYRNQLQQVSHD comes from the coding sequence ATGCCGGAGCAAAGGGAGATTCTTTTGCTGGCTTTTGTAGTTGGATTGGGAAGCGGACTTGCGGCAGTTATTCTTAAGGAGTTAATAAAGTTAGTACAACATTTGCTGGTTGGATGGTTTAAGAACCCTTCTTCCGGCATTTTGTTTTTCTTGTACCCCGGAATTGGAATGTTGCTTGCGTATCTGATTGTGCACTACGTAATTAAGGACAATATCAGCCACGGAGTTACAAAGGTGTTGCTTGCAATTTCCAGAAATGAATCTAAAATTAAACCTCACAATACATGGTCTTCTATCGTAACCAGCGCACTGACAATTGGTTTTGGAGGTTCTGTAGGAGCTGAGGCTCCAATTGTTTATACCGGTGCCGCCATTGGTTCTAATGTTGGAAGAAAAATAGGACTTTCATATAAAAACATAACGCTCCTTTTAGGGTGCGGTGCTGCCGGTGCAATTGCCGGAATTTTTAAGGCGCCTATGGCGGGTGTGCTGTTTACATTGGAAATATTGCTTTTCAATATGTCCATGACATCCATCCTGCCATTGGTAATGTCCTCAATTACAGCTACTACGGTTGCTTATGTCTTGAACGGCAGCGATGTTACTTTTGCGACAACGCTCTCAGCTTTCCGCATGGCAAATATTCCATTTTATGTTTTATTTGGAATTCTTTGTGGATTTGCATCTTTGTATTTTACGAGAATTACTCTGTTCATGGAGGATAAAATTCATAAAATTGTCCATCCTTTTGGAAGATGGTTTGTATGTTCCCTGGGTCTTGGAGTATTAATCTTTTTCTTGCCTCCGCTTTACGGAGAGGGTTACGGCTGTCTTTCTGCGCTTCTGAATGATAAGGATTTAGCAGCTATCGGGACTACCTACTTCAGCGGCTTTTTTGTAAAGCCGTGGATTGTTCCGGCATTTTTTATGGCAGTATTTTTCCTTAAAGTTTTCTCCATGACTTTCACAAATGCAGGTGGCGGAGTGGGAGGAACTTTTGGACCAACCCTGTTTATGGGCGGTATTCTTGGATTTGCAGTTGCAAGGTTTTGCAATCTTAGCGGGCTCTCTATTCCTGAGACAAATTTTGTGCTGGTGGGAATGGCGGGGCTTATGGCTGGAGTTATGCAGGCGCCAATGACGGCGATTGTTCTAATTGCCGAAATTACAGGTGGTTATACATTGCTGATGCCGCTGATTATTACAGCTGCAATGTCTTATGCAACAATTAGACTATTTGAGCCTTATTCAATATATACAAAGCGTATTGCAAAGCAGGGATATCTTTTGACTCACGATAGTGATCAGGCAGTACTAACTCTTCTTAAGACGAGCGAGCTGATTGAGAAAGATTTTTCAGTAGTGAATATGAATGAGAGTCTTGGAGAATTTGTGGAGGTCATAGCAGATTCCAAGAGAAATCTTTTCCCAGTGGTTGACCGTCTTGGTGTGTTGCAAGGCATTGTCTCTCTGGATGATGTAAAGGCTGATATGTTTGATAAAAACAAATATCCAACAGAGCATGTCTATACTTACATGAAACCGGCTCAGGATTATGTCTATGAAGATGACCGCATGGACTCCGTCATGAAAAAGTTTGAAATCACCGGAGCATGGAATCTTCCTGTGTTGGACAAAGAGGACCGCTATCTTGGATTTGTCTCAAAATCAAATATTTTCTCGGCTTACAGAAATCAGCTGCAGCAAGTATCGCACGATTAA
- a CDS encoding YgiQ family radical SAM protein has product MDNNQQYIKRNHVSPFLPTTKDEMLKLGWQNVDIVLFSGDAYVDHPAFGAAVIARVLEHNGYRVAVVPQPNWRDDLRDFKKMGVPRLFFAITSGAMDSMVNHYTAAKRLRSNDAYTPNGAASFRPDYAVKTYSLILKKLYPDVPVVIGGIEASLRRLAHYDYWQDKLMPSILLDSKADFLIYGMGEKAIVEIADYLRNKNHKKKEDSLSGEKENFSDDRESLKQIAYFSKEAPKKSDDVVLLHSFDECVKSKRAFIENFNEIELQANIKNPRRIAEPCGGGYVYVNVPFDMPAEEELDSYHDLPYTRLPHPRYKGKMIPAYEMIKFSINIHRGCFGGCSFCTIAAHQGKFIQSRSCDSILREIEKVKALPGFAGNISDVGGPTANMYRMGGKDKTLCEKCRRKSCLFPVICSNLNNSHKSLLELYHKIDALPGIKHSYIGSGIRYDLFLSEKGFYDNTCRDYFYELMEKHTSGRLKVAPEHTEDEVLKQMGKPSFKLFERLREEFDLHNRKRDMHLQLVPYFISSHPGCTMADMQALAHNKCLRGVYMDQVQDFTPTPMTRSSVSYYTGLDTRTFRPIPVEKNPQRKKEQKSYFFKK; this is encoded by the coding sequence ATGGACAATAATCAACAATACATTAAAAGAAATCATGTTTCACCATTTCTTCCAACTACAAAGGATGAAATGCTCAAACTTGGGTGGCAGAATGTAGATATTGTTCTGTTTTCAGGTGATGCCTATGTAGATCATCCTGCTTTTGGAGCAGCTGTAATCGCAAGAGTGTTAGAGCATAACGGCTACAGAGTTGCCGTAGTTCCGCAACCAAACTGGAGAGATGATTTGCGGGATTTTAAAAAGATGGGGGTTCCGCGCCTCTTTTTTGCAATTACTTCCGGGGCGATGGATTCTATGGTGAATCACTATACTGCGGCAAAAAGATTGCGCAGCAATGATGCTTATACTCCCAACGGAGCTGCTTCATTCAGACCAGATTACGCAGTTAAGACATATTCCCTTATTCTTAAAAAATTGTATCCGGATGTCCCCGTAGTTATAGGCGGAATTGAGGCCTCTTTAAGGCGTCTTGCGCACTATGATTACTGGCAGGATAAACTCATGCCTTCTATCTTGCTGGACAGCAAAGCTGATTTTCTGATTTATGGAATGGGGGAGAAGGCGATTGTGGAAATTGCTGATTACCTGAGAAATAAAAATCACAAGAAAAAGGAAGATAGTCTGTCGGGAGAAAAAGAGAATTTTTCTGATGACAGAGAGAGCCTTAAGCAGATTGCATATTTTAGCAAGGAGGCGCCCAAAAAATCTGATGACGTAGTTTTGCTGCACTCTTTTGATGAGTGTGTTAAGAGCAAAAGGGCTTTTATAGAAAACTTCAATGAGATTGAGCTTCAGGCTAATATAAAGAATCCAAGGAGAATTGCCGAACCATGCGGCGGAGGATATGTTTATGTAAATGTTCCTTTTGATATGCCGGCGGAGGAGGAGCTGGATTCTTATCACGATTTGCCATATACGCGGCTTCCGCATCCGCGCTATAAGGGGAAAATGATTCCGGCGTATGAGATGATTAAGTTCTCAATTAACATACATAGAGGATGTTTTGGCGGTTGCAGCTTTTGCACTATTGCTGCGCACCAGGGGAAATTTATACAGAGCAGAAGTTGTGATTCTATCTTGAGAGAGATTGAAAAAGTTAAAGCGTTGCCAGGTTTTGCTGGGAATATTTCAGATGTAGGGGGGCCAACTGCAAATATGTACAGGATGGGCGGCAAGGATAAAACATTATGTGAAAAGTGCCGCAGAAAATCTTGCCTTTTCCCTGTAATATGCTCAAATCTAAATAATTCCCATAAGAGTCTTTTGGAACTTTATCATAAGATTGATGCTTTGCCGGGAATTAAACATTCATACATCGGGAGCGGAATACGATATGATTTATTCCTTTCAGAAAAAGGATTCTATGATAATACCTGTCGTGATTATTTCTATGAGCTGATGGAAAAACATACCAGCGGCAGATTAAAGGTTGCTCCTGAACATACGGAAGATGAGGTGCTTAAGCAAATGGGGAAACCTTCATTTAAATTATTTGAGAGATTAAGGGAGGAGTTTGACCTCCATAACCGCAAGAGAGATATGCATTTGCAGCTTGTACCTTATTTTATTTCATCTCATCCGGGTTGTACAATGGCTGATATGCAGGCACTTGCACATAATAAATGTTTGCGCGGAGTCTATATGGACCAGGTGCAGGACTTCACTCCTACCCCCATGACGCGCAGTTCTGTTTCATATTATACAGGTCTGGATACAAGGACTTTCAGACCAATACCCGTGGAGAAAAATCCACAGCGGAAAAAGGAACAGAAATCCTATTTTTTTAAGAAATAA